The following proteins are encoded in a genomic region of Colletotrichum higginsianum IMI 349063 chromosome 9, whole genome shotgun sequence:
- a CDS encoding Coproporphyrinogen III oxidase, translating into MPSTRHAQRLLAQLSSSRAAFAFANRQQLQLGRRLISSSAKSQFKGQSSGASFNRFLIGAIGLAAAAPFAYKMAVQEPFQLDPPTLAERDALTKREADITVDSPMRLRMEKFIKEQQQIIVKELEKVDGGKFRKDEWSRKEGGGGITCVLQDGNVFEKGGVGVSVVYGTLPKPAIAKMRVNHKNLDDNVDSLPFFAAGLSMVLHPKNPMAPTVHLNYRYFETSNPDGTAQAWWFGGGSDLTPSYLFDEDAVHFHKTLKETCDAHDKSYYPRFKKWCDEYFYNKHRGECRGIGGIFFDDLDETEKDRENTFAFIQDCLKSFLPGYLPILEKRKDMPFNEAEKEWQQIRRGKYVEFNLVHDRGTAFGLNTPGSRVESILMSLPLTASWKYMHEPEPKSREQRLVDVLKAPKEWV; encoded by the exons ATGCCTTCTACACGGCACGCGCAAAGATTGCTTGCACAACTTAGCAGCTCTCGTGCCGCATTCGCCTTCGCCAACCGACAGCAGCTTCAATTGGGCCGCAGACTCATCTCATCCTCCGCAAAGTCCCAGTTCAAGGGTCAATCATCCGGCGCATCATTCAACCGCTTTCTCATTGGAGCAATTGGCCTTGCCGCTGCAGCGCCCTTCGCCTACAAGATG GCCGTCCAGGAGCCCTTTCAACTCGACCCGCCGACTTTGGCCGAGCGCGATGCCTTGACCAAGCGGGAGGCCGATATCACCGTCGACTCGCCCATGCGCCTGCGCATGGAAAAGTTCATCAAGGAGCAGCAACAGATAATCGTCAAAGAGCTCGAGAAGGTCGACGGGGGAAAGTTCCGCAAGGATGAATGGAGTCgcaaggagggcggcggcggcatcacctGCGTGCTCCAGGACGGCAATGTCTTCGAGAAGGGTGGTGTCGGCGTGTCCGTCGTCTATGGCACCCTCCCCAagcccgccatcgccaagatgCGCGTGAACCACAAGAACCTTGACGACAACGTCGACTCactgcccttcttcgccgcaGGCCTCAGCATGGTCCTGCACCCCAAGAACCCCATGGCCCCAACCGTCCACCTCAACTATCGCTACTTCGAGACATCGAACCCCGACGGCACCGCCCAGGCCTGGtggttcggcggcggcagcgacctGACCCCCTCATACCTTtttgacgaggacgccgtgcACTTCCACAAGACGCTCAAGGAGACGTGCGATGCACATGACAAGAGCTACTACCCGCGCTTCAAGAAGTGGTGCGACGAGTATTTCTATAACAAGCACCGTGGCGAGTGccgcggcatcggcggcatcttCTTTGAtgacctcgacgagaccGAGAAGGACCGCGAAAACACCTTCGCCTTTATCCAGGACTGCCTTAAGTCCTTCCTGCCGGGCTACCTTCCCATTCTTGAGAAGCGCAAGGACATGCCTTTCAatgaggccgagaaggagtGGCAGCAAATCCGCCGCGGGAAGTACGTTGAGTTCAACTTGGTCCACGACCGTGGCACCGCCTTCGGCCTCAACACTCCCGGCTCGCGAGTCGAGAGCATCCTGATGAGCTTGCCTTTGACGGCAAGCTGGAAATACATGCACGAACCTGAGCCCAAAAGCCGTGAGCAGCGTCTCGTAGATGTGCTCAAGGCGCCTAAGGAATGGGTGTAA
- a CDS encoding Ubiquitin carboxyl-terminal hydrolase family protein codes for MTSSQRPSPSTRLPTPRVVITNLINSLTSASLALPSSADAGDTRNPLTSLPQPHRALLVTLHVLFPSLVLPALDLLDRNLVTRVVPEPAASSDDRREADNPADDPALVRHHRSPARACDEAGTAADGQGSSPPFPSQAPPYHINRPQPLPAAFHLVRSVASTMSRRSHAFATSISASTTYLVRLDAWNCTCANFAFEAFPAAAGTAATGEDLEDEVMDADVTEDSDRQGEEGGWQFGGLSLDGVGSGSVPCCKHLLSCLLSEQWGDALGKYVAEKRANREEMAGLVADM; via the coding sequence ATGACATCCTCCCAAAGACCCTCGCCCTCAACCCGCCTCCCAACGCCCCGAGTCGTCATCACGAACCTCATCAACTCCCTCACATCGGCCTCCCTCGCGTTGCCGTCATCCGCCGACGCAGGCGACACGCGAAACCCCCTCACATCTCTCCCCCAACCCCACCGCGCGCTCCTCGTCACCCTCCACGTCCTCTTCCCGTCCCTAGTCCTCCCGGCACTagacctcctcgaccgcaATCTCGTCACCCGTGTGGTCCCGGAACCCGCCGCATCCAGCGACGACAGGCGGGAAGCCGACAACCCCGCCGATGACCCCGCACTCGTTCGCCACCACCGCTCTCCCGCTCGTGCTTGCGACGAGGCCGGTACCGCCGCCGATGGGCAGGGGTCCTCACCACCCTTTCCTTCTCAAGCGCCCCCATACCACATAAACCGTCCCCAACCTCTCCCGGCCGCATTCCATCTGGTCCGCTCCGTTGCCTCGACGATGTCCCGCCGAAGCCACGCCTTCGCGACATCgatctcggcgtcgaccaccTACCTCGTTCGGCTCGACGCTTGGAACTGTACTTGCGCCAACTTTGCCTTCGAGGCGTTTCCTGCCGCCGCTGGTACCGCCGCCACGGGGGAAGATCTCGAGGATGAGGTCATGGATGCAGATGTGACCGAGGACTCCGATAGacagggcgaggagggaggaTGGCAATTTGGAGGTTTGAGTCTAGACGGAGTGGGTAGCGGCAGTGTGCCTTGCTGCAAGCACTTGCTTTCTTGCCTGCTGTCCGAGCAGTGGGGGGACGCGTTGGGGAAGTATGTTGCGGAGAAGAGAGCGAAcagggaggagatggcgggGTTGGTCGCCGATATGTAA
- a CDS encoding 26S proteasome regulatory subunit rpn-8 — protein MPATTAETLSLVQRNVSVAPLVLLSVVDHYNRAVVKGSKRRVVGVLLGSNDGNNVRVSNSFAVPFEEDDKDPSVWFLDHNYVEGMNDMFKKVNAREKLIGWYHSGPKLRASDLEINELFKRYNPNPLLVIIDVQPKEAGVPTDAYFAVEEIKDDGTTTSRTFVHTPSIIEAEEAEEIGVEHLLRDIRDVAVGTLSTRITNQLQSLQGLHLRLRDIGAYLQKVLEGQLPVNHAILGNLQDVFNLLPNLSTPKGDGKSSGGELSHAMSIKTNDQLMAIYLSSLIRAITAFHDLIENKIQNRQQAEEKEAKKDEVNGKDEKKDEKANGVNGESKETSDKDKEAKEKKK, from the exons ATGCCTGCCACCACTGCAGAGACCCTGTCTCTCGTTCAGCGGAATGTCTCCGTTGCCCCTCTCGTGCTTCTTTCCGTTGTCGACCACTACAACCGCGCAGTAGTCAAGGGATCGAAACGGAGAGTGGTGGGTGTTCTTCTGGGTTCAAATGACGGCAACAACGTCCGCGTATCGAACAGTTTTGCAG TGCCCTTCGAGGAAGATGACAAGGACCCATCAGTGTGGTTCTTGGACCACAACTATGTTGAGGGAATGAACGACATGTTTAAGAAGGTCAACGCAAGGGAAAAGCTGATCGGCTGGTACCACTCTGGCCCCAAGCTGAGGGCTTCCGACCTCGAGATCAACGAGCTGTTCAAGCGCTACAACCCCAACCCTCTCCTAGTCATTATTGATGTCCAGCCGAAGGAGGCTGGCGTGCCGACGGACGCATACTTCGCTGTGGAGGAGATCAAGGAT GACGGCACTACCACGTCACGAACCTTCGTCCACACCCCGTCgatcatcgaggccgaggaagcaGAGGAGATTGGTGTCGAGCACCTTCTCCGCGACATCCGCGATGTTGCAGTCGGAACCCTCTCGACGAGAATAACAAACCAGCTCCAGTCCCTTCAAGGATTGCATCTCCGCCTTCGCGATATTGGCGCATACCTTCAGAAGGTTCTTGAGGGCCAGCTCCCCGTCAACCACGCTATCCTCGGCAACCTTCAAGACGTGTTCAACCTCTTGCCTAACCTGTCGACGCCAAAGGGTGACGGAAAgtcgagcggcggcgagctgtcTCATGCCATGAGTATCAAGACCAACGACCAGCTCATGGCCATCTACCTTAGCAGTCTGATCCGCGCCATCACAGCCTTCCACGACCTTATTGAAAACAAGATCCAGAACCGGCAGCAGGctgaggagaaggaggccaagaaggacgaggtgAACGGaaaggacgagaagaaggatgaGAAGGCGAACGGTGTTAACGGCGAGAGCAAGGAGACCTccgacaaggacaaggaggccaaggagaagaagaaatag
- a CDS encoding Adenylate kinase, whose protein sequence is MSSLVEEAVKKLTSTVESLESRIKSLEDRAAGGSGKPTAEEVRMILIGPPGAGKGTQAPKIKEKFNCCHLATGDMLRSQVAKKTPLGREAKKIMDQGGLVSDDIVIGMIKEELENNKECKGGFILDGFPRTVPQAEGLDAMLTARNQKLQHAVELQIDDSLLVARITGRLVHPASGRSYHSTFNPPKEYMKDDITGEPLIQRSDDNAEALKKRLATYHSQTAPVVGYYKQTGIWKGLDASQEPGQVWKNMLEIFESQRKGGHSSGILSRIAGKN, encoded by the exons ATGAGCAgtctcgtcgaggaagccgtCAAGAAGCTGACCAGCACGGTCGAGAGCCTTGAGTCCAGAATCAAGTCTCTGGAGGACCGCGCCGCCGGTGGTTCTGGCAAGCCAACCGCCGAGGAGGTTCGCATGATCCTCATCGGCCCCCCCGGTGCCG GCAAGGGCACCCAAGCtcccaagatcaaggagaagTTCAACTGCTGTCACTTG GCCACTGGCGACATGCTGCGATCCCAGGTCGCTAAGAAGACTCCCCTCGGCCGGGAAGCAAAGAAGATCATGGACCAAGGCGGTCTCGTCAGCGATGACATCGTCATTGGCATgatcaaggaggagctggagaaCAACAAGGAGTGCAAGGGAGG cttCATTCTCGACGGCTTCCCCCGTACCGTTCCTCAGGCCGAAGGCCTCGATGCTATGCTCACGGCTCGCAACCAGAAGCTCCAGCACGCTGTTGAACTCCAGATCGACGACTCTCTGCTCGTTGCCCGCATCACCGGCCGCCTGGTCCACCCCGCCAGTGGCCGCAGCTACCACAGTACCTTCAACCCCCCCAAGGAATACATGAAGGATGACATTACCGGCGAGCCGCTTATCCAGCGCAGCGACGACAACGCTGAGGCCCTCAAGAAGCGTCTGGCGACCTACCACTCGCAGACCGCTCCCGTTGTCGGCTACTACAAGCAGACGGGTATCTGGAAGGGCCTCGACGCATCGCAAGAGCCCGGCCAGGTCTGGAAGAACATGCTCGAAATCTTCGAGTCCCAGCGCAAGGGCGGCCACTCCTCCGGTATCCTTAGCCGCATTGCTGGAAAGAACTAG